In Romboutsia lituseburensis, a genomic segment contains:
- a CDS encoding LytR/AlgR family response regulator transcription factor → MSFNIVICDDEDIHRNIIIDYLSKVFSSEPYELVEFNSGEELLKNYPEKIDILLLDVHMKCMNGIETAKKIRKFDTNVKIIFITAIAEFMQQGYEVNAFRYLLKPINYNDFSKHMMQCRKDIISNIEKYITIYEIDEGKTVIISISSILYIESQCRVVLIHTYSKVYKTRESITNLESDLKEYLFYRCHRAYLVNINKVNAINKNSIFIEDNEIMVSRYKMKNLKVRIIERLASLI, encoded by the coding sequence GTGAGTTTTAATATAGTTATTTGTGATGATGAAGACATACATAGAAATATAATAATAGATTATTTAAGTAAGGTTTTTTCAAGTGAGCCTTATGAATTGGTTGAATTTAATAGTGGTGAAGAATTATTAAAAAACTACCCTGAAAAAATAGATATATTATTATTAGATGTTCACATGAAATGTATGAATGGCATTGAAACAGCTAAGAAAATAAGAAAATTTGATACAAATGTAAAAATAATTTTTATTACAGCTATTGCAGAGTTTATGCAACAAGGGTACGAAGTAAACGCATTTAGATATTTGTTAAAGCCAATAAATTATAATGACTTTTCAAAACATATGATGCAATGTAGAAAAGATATTATTAGCAATATAGAAAAATATATAACAATATATGAAATAGATGAAGGTAAAACGGTAATTATTAGTATAAGTTCTATATTGTATATAGAATCACAATGCAGAGTTGTATTGATACATACATATAGTAAAGTATATAAAACAAGAGAGAGTATTACAAACCTTGAAAGTGATTTAAAAGAATATTTATTTTATAGATGCCATAGAGCTTATTTAGTAAATATAAATAAAGTAAATGCTATTAATAAAAATTCAATTTTCATAGAAGATAATGAAATAATGGTAAGTCGATATAAAATGAAAAATTTAAAAGTAAGAATAATAGAGAGATTAGCGAGTTTAATATGA
- a CDS encoding helix-turn-helix transcriptional regulator, translating into MKNNIQKLRKERKITQEELAKTCGVSRQTIISLENGKYNPSIMLAYKIATVFECIIEEVFIFEEGN; encoded by the coding sequence ATGAAAAATAATATTCAGAAACTAAGAAAAGAAAGAAAAATAACACAAGAGGAACTAGCTAAAACGTGTGGGGTATCTAGGCAAACAATTATATCTTTAGAAAATGGAAAATATAATCCATCAATAATGTTAGCTTATAAAATTGCAACAGTTTTTGAGTGCATAATAGAAGAAGTTTTTATATTTGAGGAGGGAAATTAA
- a CDS encoding phosphoribosylformylglycinamidine synthase, translating to MLNNLCLESSVRRILVEKRQGFDLEAKALKKDLIESLHIDKIENIRILNRYDIEGIDGDVYESAARTIFSEPNLDIVYHETLDVSKCKETNERVFAIEFLPGQYEQRGDWASQCVQILNQGERPTINTAKVYILSGKISDQEFDQIKNYCINPVDSREASLEKPETLKMDTEIPTEVEILDKFIGLSIEGLKEFLNKQGLAMTLQDLEHVQNYFKNTEKRNPTITEIKVLDTYWSDHCRHTTFMTQIEDIKIESGKYTDIVKDAYDMYLESRKNVYLDKPKDICLMDIATIAMKELRKEGKLADLDVSEEINACSINVDVEIDGKVEPYLVMFKNETHNHPTEIEPFGGAATCLGGAIRDPLSGRSYVYQAMRVTGSADPRTTLENTLPGKLMQRKITTEAAHGYSSYGNQIGLTTGQVAEVYDEDFVAKRMEIGAVIAATPKENVVRETPVEGDIVILLGGKTGRDGCGGATGSSKEHSEKSLITCSAEVQKGDAPNERKIQRFFRNKEVAQMIKRCNDFGAGGVCVAIGEVADSLDINLNLVPKKYDGLDGTEIAISESQERMAVVIKSENKEKFIDLAREENLEATHVATVTDTGYMRMFWNDKAIVNIKRDFIETSGVKQTTKVHVDKVDEENTFFVNNSKEAVCELVIEEDINIKDRFINVLSDLNACSQKGLVERFDNTIGSGTVLMPFGGKYQSTPAQGMVAKIPVLGGETNTSTIMTYGYNPKIGKWSPFHGALYAVVESVCKVVAIGGNYSSIRLTLQEYFEKLGDNPTKWGKPFAALLGAYYAQDRLEIPAIGGKDSMSGTFKDIDVPPTLVSFAVDTVDAKYVISPEFKKSNSQVIMLCTDRLENDVLDFELLKKNLNKVTELIHNKQVLSTYALGFGGICEAISKMAFGNKIGFEFTEGVENLFEANYGNIVLELADSSLDILDGYNYVVLGKTIEKPSIMVDEEEILLDELYKAHCKTLEPIFPTKVSTLKDKIETISFINQGEAKKSSITIAKPRVFVPAFPGTNCEYDSARAFEKAGAHANIKVFKNLTDRDVEESINEIVNEIKKSQIIMLPGGFSAGDEPDGSAKFIATVFRNPKVAEAVKEFLTKQDGLMLGICNGFQALIKLGLVPYGEIRETAEDAPTLTYNNIGRHQSKIVRTRVASNKSPWLVNTEVGDTHSIAISHGEGRFVANEEVMKRLIANGQIATQYVDFDNNPTYDIEFNPNGSCYAVEGITSLDGRILGKMGHSERVGEHVIKNILGEKDQKIFESGVKYFG from the coding sequence ATGTTAAATAATCTATGTTTAGAGTCAAGCGTTAGAAGAATATTAGTAGAAAAAAGACAGGGATTTGATCTAGAAGCTAAAGCTTTAAAAAAGGATTTAATAGAAAGTTTACACATAGATAAAATAGAAAATATAAGAATTTTGAATAGATATGATATAGAGGGAATAGATGGAGATGTATATGAAAGTGCAGCTAGAACAATATTTTCTGAGCCTAATTTAGACATTGTTTATCATGAAACATTAGATGTTTCTAAATGCAAAGAAACAAATGAAAGGGTATTTGCAATAGAGTTCTTACCAGGTCAATATGAGCAGAGGGGTGACTGGGCTAGTCAGTGTGTTCAAATTTTAAATCAAGGGGAAAGACCAACAATTAACACAGCAAAGGTATATATATTAAGTGGAAAAATAAGTGACCAAGAATTTGACCAAATAAAAAATTACTGTATAAATCCAGTAGATAGCAGAGAAGCATCTTTAGAAAAACCAGAAACTTTAAAGATGGATACAGAAATACCAACAGAAGTAGAAATATTAGATAAATTTATAGGTTTAAGTATAGAAGGATTAAAAGAATTTTTAAATAAACAAGGACTTGCTATGACATTACAAGATTTAGAGCATGTGCAAAATTATTTTAAAAATACAGAGAAGAGGAATCCGACTATTACAGAGATAAAAGTACTTGATACTTATTGGTCAGATCATTGCAGACATACTACTTTTATGACACAAATAGAAGATATAAAGATAGAGAGTGGAAAATATACAGATATAGTAAAAGATGCATATGATATGTATTTAGAATCAAGAAAAAATGTATATTTAGATAAACCTAAAGATATATGCTTAATGGATATAGCAACAATAGCTATGAAGGAATTAAGAAAAGAAGGAAAACTAGCAGATTTAGATGTAAGTGAAGAAATTAATGCTTGCAGTATAAATGTAGATGTAGAGATAGATGGAAAAGTAGAGCCATACTTAGTAATGTTTAAAAATGAAACACATAATCATCCGACTGAAATAGAGCCATTCGGTGGAGCTGCTACTTGTTTAGGTGGAGCTATAAGAGATCCATTATCAGGAAGAAGCTATGTATATCAAGCAATGCGTGTTACAGGAAGTGCAGATCCTAGAACTACATTAGAAAATACATTACCAGGTAAGCTTATGCAAAGAAAAATAACAACAGAAGCAGCTCATGGATACAGTTCATATGGAAATCAAATTGGATTAACAACAGGTCAAGTTGCAGAAGTTTATGATGAAGATTTCGTAGCTAAGAGAATGGAAATTGGAGCAGTAATAGCAGCAACACCAAAAGAAAATGTAGTTAGAGAGACACCGGTTGAAGGTGACATAGTAATACTTCTTGGAGGAAAAACAGGAAGAGATGGATGTGGAGGAGCTACAGGTTCATCAAAAGAGCACAGTGAAAAATCTTTAATTACTTGCAGTGCAGAAGTACAAAAAGGAGATGCTCCTAACGAAAGAAAAATACAAAGATTCTTTAGAAATAAAGAAGTAGCACAAATGATAAAAAGATGTAATGACTTTGGAGCAGGTGGAGTTTGTGTTGCTATAGGAGAAGTAGCAGATAGCTTGGATATAAACTTAAACTTAGTTCCTAAAAAATACGATGGATTAGATGGAACAGAAATAGCTATATCAGAATCACAAGAACGTATGGCAGTAGTTATAAAATCAGAGAATAAAGAGAAATTTATAGATTTAGCAAGAGAAGAAAATCTAGAGGCAACTCATGTAGCAACAGTAACTGATACTGGTTATATGAGAATGTTTTGGAATGATAAAGCTATAGTTAATATAAAAAGAGATTTCATAGAAACAAGTGGAGTTAAACAAACTACTAAAGTTCATGTGGATAAAGTAGATGAAGAAAATACATTCTTCGTAAATAATTCTAAAGAAGCTGTATGTGAATTGGTTATAGAAGAAGATATAAATATAAAAGATAGATTTATAAATGTTTTATCAGATTTAAATGCATGTTCACAAAAAGGATTAGTAGAAAGATTTGATAATACGATAGGCAGTGGTACTGTACTTATGCCATTTGGAGGGAAGTATCAATCAACACCAGCTCAAGGTATGGTAGCTAAAATACCTGTACTTGGTGGTGAAACTAATACTTCAACAATAATGACTTATGGATATAATCCTAAAATAGGAAAATGGAGTCCATTCCATGGAGCTTTATATGCTGTAGTAGAATCTGTGTGTAAAGTTGTGGCTATTGGGGGTAACTATAGTAGCATAAGACTTACATTACAAGAGTATTTTGAAAAACTTGGGGATAACCCAACTAAGTGGGGTAAACCATTTGCAGCACTTTTAGGTGCATACTATGCTCAAGATAGATTAGAGATACCTGCAATAGGTGGAAAAGATAGTATGTCAGGAACATTTAAAGATATAGATGTACCACCAACATTAGTATCATTTGCTGTGGATACTGTGGATGCAAAATATGTTATCTCACCTGAATTTAAGAAAAGTAATTCACAAGTTATAATGTTATGCACAGATAGACTAGAAAATGACGTATTAGACTTTGAATTATTAAAGAAAAACTTAAATAAAGTAACTGAACTTATACACAATAAGCAAGTGTTATCAACATATGCATTAGGATTTGGTGGTATATGTGAAGCTATAAGTAAGATGGCATTTGGTAATAAGATAGGATTTGAATTTACTGAAGGCGTAGAAAATTTATTTGAAGCTAACTATGGAAATATAGTACTAGAATTAGCTGATAGTAGCCTAGATATATTAGATGGATATAATTATGTAGTGCTTGGAAAAACAATAGAAAAACCAAGTATAATGGTAGATGAAGAGGAAATTTTATTAGATGAATTATACAAAGCTCACTGCAAAACATTAGAGCCAATATTCCCAACTAAAGTAAGTACTCTAAAAGATAAAATAGAAACTATAAGTTTTATAAATCAAGGTGAAGCTAAAAAATCATCTATAACAATAGCTAAACCAAGAGTATTTGTTCCAGCATTCCCAGGAACAAACTGTGAATATGATTCAGCAAGAGCTTTTGAAAAAGCAGGAGCGCATGCAAATATAAAAGTATTTAAGAATTTAACAGATAGAGATGTAGAAGAATCTATAAATGAAATAGTAAATGAAATTAAGAAGTCTCAAATAATAATGTTGCCGGGTGGATTTAGTGCAGGTGATGAACCAGATGGTTCTGCTAAATTTATAGCAACAGTATTTAGAAATCCAAAAGTTGCAGAAGCTGTAAAAGAATTTTTAACTAAGCAAGATGGATTAATGCTAGGTATTTGTAATGGATTCCAAGCACTTATAAAACTTGGATTAGTGCCATATGGTGAAATAAGAGAAACAGCAGAAGACGCACCAACACTTACTTATAATAATATAGGTAGACATCAATCTAAAATTGTTAGAACAAGAGTAGCATCTAATAAGTCACCTTGGCTAGTAAATACAGAAGTAGGGGATACCCATAGCATAGCAATATCTCATGGTGAAGGTAGATTTGTTGCTAATGAAGAAGTAATGAAACGATTAATAGCAAATGGTCAAATAGCTACTCAATATGTAGACTTTGATAACAATCCTACTTATGATATAGAGTTCAATCCAAATGGTTCATGTTATGCAGTAGAAGGTATAACTAGCTTAGATGGCAGAATACTTGGTAAGATGGGTCACTCAGAAAGAGTTGGAGAGCATGTTATAAAGAACATATTAGGTGAAAAAGATCAGAAGATATTTGAAAGTGGAGTAAAATATTTTGGATAA
- the purD gene encoding phosphoribosylamine--glycine ligase, protein MKILIIGGGGREHAIAWKLSNENNVKTIYCAPGNAGISEVAQCIDINDSNIEELLNFAKDNQIDLTIVGPEVPLVKGIVDEFEKEGLKIFGPNKECSQLEGSKAFSKDFMIRHNIPTAKYKEYTNIDEAIAEIDNFGYPLVIKADGLAAGKGVVIPQNREEAIATLNEMMRDKKFGNAGEKIVIEEFLKGIETSILAFVDNNTIIPMVSAKDHKKVYNHEQGPNTGGMGTFSPSEIYTDKLAKEIEANVLKATLEGFKKDELDYKGILFIGLMITEDGAKVLEYNVRFGDPETQSVLFRLKTDLHKIMESILDNKLNEIKIEYKKEEAVCVMLTSGGYPDVYEKGKLIKGLSELDKDIVIFHSGTKILDGKLVTNGGRVLGITTSANTVEEAATKVYNNIKKISFEGMHYRTDIGTGI, encoded by the coding sequence ATGAAGATACTAATTATAGGTGGCGGCGGTAGGGAACACGCTATAGCTTGGAAATTAAGCAATGAAAATAATGTAAAAACAATATACTGTGCTCCTGGAAATGCAGGAATTTCAGAAGTAGCACAATGTATAGATATAAATGATAGCAATATAGAGGAACTTTTAAATTTCGCAAAAGATAATCAAATTGATTTAACAATAGTAGGTCCAGAAGTACCGCTTGTTAAAGGTATAGTAGATGAATTTGAAAAAGAAGGATTAAAAATATTTGGTCCTAATAAAGAATGTTCACAACTTGAAGGTAGTAAGGCGTTTTCTAAAGATTTTATGATTAGACATAATATACCTACTGCAAAGTATAAAGAGTATACAAATATAGATGAAGCAATAGCAGAAATTGATAATTTTGGATATCCATTAGTTATAAAAGCAGATGGATTAGCAGCAGGTAAAGGGGTAGTTATACCTCAAAATAGAGAAGAGGCAATAGCTACTTTAAATGAAATGATGAGAGATAAGAAGTTTGGAAATGCTGGTGAAAAAATAGTAATAGAAGAGTTTCTTAAAGGGATAGAAACTTCAATATTAGCATTTGTAGACAATAACACAATAATTCCAATGGTAAGTGCAAAGGATCATAAGAAAGTTTATAACCATGAACAAGGTCCAAATACAGGGGGGATGGGAACTTTCTCTCCAAGTGAGATATACACTGATAAATTAGCAAAAGAGATAGAAGCAAATGTACTAAAAGCTACATTAGAAGGATTTAAGAAAGATGAATTAGATTATAAAGGAATACTGTTTATTGGGCTTATGATAACTGAAGATGGAGCTAAAGTATTGGAGTACAATGTAAGATTTGGAGATCCTGAGACACAATCGGTTTTATTTAGATTAAAAACTGATTTGCATAAAATAATGGAGTCTATTTTAGATAATAAGTTAAATGAAATTAAAATAGAATACAAAAAAGAAGAAGCTGTTTGTGTAATGCTTACATCAGGGGGTTATCCAGATGTTTATGAAAAAGGGAAACTAATAAAAGGTCTTAGCGAGTTAGATAAAGACATAGTGATATTCCACAGTGGGACTAAGATATTAGATGGAAAATTAGTAACTAATGGTGGAAGAGTATTAGGAATAACTACTAGTGCTAACACTGTTGAAGAAGCAGCCACAAAAGTATACAACAATATAAAAAAAATAAGTTTTGAAGGTATGCATTATAGAACTGATATTGGAACAGGTATATAA
- the purH gene encoding bifunctional phosphoribosylaminoimidazolecarboxamide formyltransferase/IMP cyclohydrolase: MSKRALISVTDKSGVVEFARELNNLGYEVISTGNTFKTLKENGINAITIDEVTKFPEMLDGRVKTLNPYIHGGILFKRDNSSHVETVNEYNIESIDLVVVNLYDFEGTLKSGKCHDIVIENIDIGGPSMIRSAAKNYKDVTVIVDVADYEMVIDKLKNNDLTLEDRKNLAYKAFSTTARYDALISTYFAGEVGDSYPEILNLTFQKEQTLRYGENPHQNGVLYAQPNAKNPILDYEQLNGKELSFNNLNDLHGCLEVMREFKDSKEVVSVAIKHTNPCGVGLGKSTFEAYSKCYEADKVSIFGGIVGITSTVDKETAQKMNEIFLEIVVAYDYTEEALEVLRQKKNLRVLKLARIEKSLQPYDMKYLDGKLLIQDKNNVLSDKCDIVTVLRPKEDQLKDMEFGMKVVKNMKSNAIAIVKDGQTLALGCGQTSRIWALKNALENNKDKDFKGAVLASDAFFPFSDCVELANEYGIDAVVQPGGSMNDKDSIEACDKNSMTMVFTGIRHFKH, encoded by the coding sequence ATGAGTAAAAGAGCATTAATAAGTGTGACAGACAAAAGTGGAGTAGTAGAATTTGCTAGAGAGTTGAATAATCTAGGGTATGAAGTTATATCTACAGGAAATACATTCAAAACACTAAAAGAAAATGGCATAAATGCAATCACTATAGATGAAGTTACTAAGTTTCCAGAAATGCTAGATGGAAGAGTTAAAACATTAAATCCATATATACATGGAGGAATACTTTTTAAAAGAGATAATTCATCTCATGTAGAGACAGTTAATGAGTACAATATAGAGTCTATAGATTTAGTAGTAGTAAATTTATATGACTTTGAAGGAACATTAAAAAGCGGAAAATGTCACGATATCGTGATAGAAAATATAGATATAGGCGGACCATCTATGATACGTTCTGCAGCTAAAAACTATAAGGATGTAACTGTTATAGTTGATGTAGCTGACTATGAAATGGTAATAGATAAATTAAAAAATAATGATTTAACTTTAGAAGATAGAAAAAATTTAGCTTACAAAGCATTCTCAACTACAGCAAGATATGATGCACTTATATCAACTTACTTTGCAGGCGAAGTAGGCGATAGCTATCCAGAGATACTTAATTTAACATTCCAAAAAGAGCAAACCTTAAGATATGGAGAAAATCCTCATCAAAATGGAGTTTTATATGCTCAGCCAAATGCAAAAAATCCAATATTAGACTATGAACAATTAAATGGAAAAGAACTTTCTTTCAACAACTTAAATGATTTACATGGATGCTTAGAAGTTATGAGAGAATTTAAAGATAGCAAAGAAGTCGTTTCAGTAGCTATAAAACATACAAATCCTTGTGGAGTAGGATTAGGTAAAAGTACTTTTGAAGCTTACTCAAAATGTTATGAGGCAGACAAGGTATCAATATTTGGAGGTATAGTAGGTATAACTTCAACTGTTGATAAAGAAACAGCTCAAAAGATGAATGAAATATTCTTAGAAATAGTAGTCGCTTATGACTATACAGAAGAAGCTTTAGAGGTATTAAGACAAAAGAAAAATCTAAGAGTTTTAAAACTTGCTAGAATAGAGAAAAGTTTACAACCTTATGATATGAAATATTTAGATGGCAAATTATTAATCCAAGATAAAAATAATGTTTTAAGTGATAAGTGCGATATAGTTACAGTACTAAGACCTAAAGAAGATCAACTTAAAGATATGGAATTTGGTATGAAGGTAGTTAAAAATATGAAATCTAATGCTATAGCGATAGTAAAGGACGGTCAAACTTTAGCGTTAGGATGTGGTCAAACTTCAAGAATCTGGGCATTAAAAAATGCATTAGAAAATAATAAAGATAAAGATTTCAAAGGTGCGGTATTAGCATCAGATGCATTTTTCCCATTTAGTGATTGTGTAGAACTTGCTAATGAATATGGAATAGATGCAGTTGTGCAACCTGGTGGTTCTATGAATGATAAGGACTCAATAGAAGCTTGTGATAAAAATAGTATGACTATGGTGTTTACAGGAATCAGACATTTTAAGCACTAG
- the purN gene encoding phosphoribosylglycinamide formyltransferase, giving the protein MLNIGVLVSGGGTNLQAIIDGTKFGGIKGDVKVVISNKEDAYALERAKHNNIEAVYETDEDRVVQILKSHKVDLVVLAGYLKIISPKFVEAFRNKIINIHPSLIPSFCGEGYYGKKVHQAVIDYGVKITGATVHFVDEKADNGPIIMQQTVGVSHNDDAESVAKKVLDVEHKILNESIKLFCENKLSIQGRRVFINE; this is encoded by the coding sequence ATGTTAAACATTGGAGTTTTAGTATCTGGTGGAGGAACAAATTTACAGGCTATTATAGATGGGACTAAGTTTGGTGGTATTAAAGGTGATGTAAAAGTAGTTATATCAAATAAAGAAGACGCTTATGCACTAGAAAGAGCCAAACATAATAATATTGAAGCTGTATATGAAACAGATGAAGATAGGGTTGTACAAATATTAAAAAGTCATAAAGTTGATTTAGTAGTTTTAGCAGGGTATTTAAAAATAATAAGCCCTAAGTTTGTAGAGGCTTTTAGAAATAAAATAATAAATATACACCCTTCATTAATACCTTCATTTTGTGGAGAGGGATATTATGGGAAAAAAGTACATCAAGCAGTGATAGATTATGGAGTAAAGATAACGGGAGCAACAGTTCACTTCGTAGATGAAAAAGCAGATAATGGACCAATAATAATGCAACAAACAGTAGGTGTAAGTCATAATGATGATGCAGAATCGGTAGCTAAAAAAGTATTAGATGTTGAACATAAAATATTAAATGAAAGTATAAAACTATTTTGTGAAAATAAATTAAGTATTCAAGGTAGGAGAGTGTTTATAAATGAGTAA
- the purM gene encoding phosphoribosylformylglycinamidine cyclo-ligase produces MLTYKQSGVDIDEGNRAVDLIKGKIKSTYDRNVIGDLGNFSGLYSLKDFTSMKEPVLLSSTDGVGTKLKLAQMMDKHDTVGIDLVAMCVNDLICQGAKPLFFLDYIATGKLVAEQVEQIVGSIADGCKMAGCALIGGETAEMPGMYSEDEYDLAGFSVGIADKEQIVSGKNVKCGDVLIGISSSGIHSNGYSFIRKIFLDTYNYKLDQRIEELGMTLGEALLTPTKIYVKLVLELMKHHEIKAIAHITGGGVIENIPRVIPKDLGIDINKNSWDKPAIFKMIEEFNSIEERELHKSFNMGVGLVLVVNKEDAANVANFINNRENDINIDSKYDELLKDKAYIIGEVVDTHEGVNLC; encoded by the coding sequence ATGTTAACTTACAAACAGTCAGGAGTAGATATAGATGAAGGGAATAGAGCTGTAGATCTTATAAAAGGGAAAATAAAATCTACTTATGATAGAAATGTAATAGGAGATCTAGGTAACTTTAGTGGTTTATATAGTTTAAAAGACTTTACAAGTATGAAAGAACCGGTATTACTTTCATCTACAGATGGAGTTGGTACAAAGTTGAAGTTAGCTCAAATGATGGATAAACATGATACGGTTGGCATAGATTTAGTTGCAATGTGTGTAAATGACTTAATATGCCAAGGAGCTAAGCCACTATTTTTCTTAGACTATATAGCAACAGGAAAGTTAGTTGCAGAACAAGTGGAACAAATTGTTGGATCAATAGCAGATGGATGCAAAATGGCAGGTTGTGCTCTTATAGGTGGAGAGACAGCAGAAATGCCAGGAATGTACTCTGAAGATGAATATGATTTAGCAGGATTTTCTGTTGGTATAGCAGACAAAGAGCAAATAGTATCTGGTAAGAATGTTAAATGTGGAGATGTTTTAATAGGAATATCATCAAGTGGAATTCATAGCAATGGATATTCATTTATAAGAAAAATTTTCTTAGATACATATAACTATAAGCTAGATCAACGTATTGAAGAACTAGGAATGACACTAGGAGAAGCACTTTTAACTCCTACTAAAATATACGTTAAATTAGTATTAGAACTAATGAAACATCATGAAATAAAAGCAATAGCTCATATAACTGGTGGTGGAGTAATAGAAAATATACCAAGAGTTATACCTAAAGATCTGGGGATAGATATAAATAAAAATTCTTGGGATAAACCAGCTATATTTAAGATGATAGAAGAATTCAATTCAATAGAAGAAAGAGAACTTCACAAAAGTTTCAATATGGGAGTTGGATTAGTTTTAGTAGTTAATAAAGAAGATGCTGCAAATGTGGCAAACTTTATAAATAACAGAGAAAATGATATAAATATAGATTCTAAATATGATGAATTATTAAAAGATAAGGCTTATATAATTGGAGAAGTAGTAGATACTCATGAAGGAGTAAATTTATGTTAA
- the purF gene encoding amidophosphoribosyltransferase, which yields MCGVVGIYSNKNISKELYYSLYSMQHRGQESCGIAVVNEERINYKKDMGLVGDVFKEEELKRLNGHMGIGHVRYSTAGGSHLANCQPLVGSCRKREIALAHNGNLVNANYLRDLLEEDGYMFQANSDTEVILYILARYYKGDIIETLKITMDYIKGAYSLVIMSEDELVAVRDPHGFRPLKLGKKGDEFIFASEDCAIDILGGEVIRDVEPGEIIVVKNGEMKSYFYSENYKEVKKSCIFEHIYFARNDANIDNVSVYDFRIKCGEILAKNDDIKADIVVPVPDSGWAGAIGYSNESNVPISEGLVKNRYVGRTFIKPTQEERELGVKIKLNPLTSVVKGKSVVLVDDSIVRGTTSRLIIQSLREAGASEIHLRITSPPVKYSCYYGIDTPNRSKLIASHNSVEEIREYIGCDTLEFLDIEGMLEATENKSTFCKACFDGNYPVKKIDKEELLSC from the coding sequence ATGTGCGGAGTGGTAGGTATATATTCAAATAAAAATATATCTAAAGAGCTATATTATTCTTTATATTCTATGCAACATAGAGGACAAGAGAGTTGTGGAATAGCTGTAGTGAATGAAGAGCGTATAAACTATAAAAAAGATATGGGATTAGTTGGAGATGTATTCAAAGAAGAAGAATTAAAAAGATTAAATGGTCATATGGGAATAGGACATGTTAGATACTCTACAGCCGGAGGAAGCCATTTAGCAAACTGCCAACCTTTAGTAGGAAGTTGTAGAAAAAGAGAAATAGCGTTAGCTCACAATGGAAATCTTGTAAATGCGAATTACTTAAGAGATTTATTAGAAGAAGATGGGTATATGTTTCAGGCTAACTCAGATACAGAAGTTATCTTATATATATTAGCTAGGTATTATAAGGGAGATATAATAGAAACTTTAAAAATAACCATGGATTATATAAAAGGAGCATATTCACTAGTAATAATGAGTGAAGATGAACTTGTTGCAGTAAGAGATCCTCATGGTTTTAGACCACTTAAGTTAGGCAAAAAGGGTGATGAATTTATATTCGCTTCTGAAGATTGTGCAATAGATATATTAGGAGGAGAAGTCATAAGGGATGTTGAACCAGGTGAAATAATAGTTGTAAAAAATGGTGAAATGAAATCTTATTTCTATTCTGAAAATTATAAAGAAGTTAAAAAAAGTTGTATATTTGAACATATTTATTTCGCTAGAAATGATGCAAATATAGATAATGTAAGTGTTTATGATTTTAGAATAAAGTGTGGCGAGATATTAGCTAAAAATGATGATATAAAAGCGGATATAGTTGTTCCTGTTCCTGATTCAGGTTGGGCAGGTGCTATAGGTTATTCTAATGAAAGTAATGTGCCAATTAGTGAAGGCTTAGTTAAAAATAGATATGTAGGTAGAACTTTTATAAAGCCAACTCAAGAAGAAAGAGAGTTGGGTGTAAAAATAAAATTAAATCCTTTAACTAGTGTTGTAAAAGGAAAATCAGTAGTGTTAGTAGATGATTCGATAGTAAGAGGAACTACTTCAAGATTAATCATACAGTCATTAAGAGAAGCAGGAGCAAGTGAGATTCACTTAAGAATAACATCGCCTCCAGTAAAATATTCATGTTATTACGGAATAGATACGCCAAATCGTTCTAAGCTTATAGCGTCTCATAATAGTGTTGAAGAAATTAGAGAATATATAGGTTGTGATACATTAGAATTTTTAGATATAGAAGGAATGTTAGAAGCAACTGAAAATAAATCAACATTTTGTAAAGCTTGCTTTGATGGAAATTATCCAGTAAAAAAAATAGATAAGGAGGAGCTACTTTCATGTTAA